In Solanum stenotomum isolate F172 chromosome 6, ASM1918654v1, whole genome shotgun sequence, one DNA window encodes the following:
- the LOC125867259 gene encoding histone H2B.3, with product MAPKAEKKPAEKKPAAEKTPVAEKSPAEKKPKAGKKLPKDSSAAAGDKKKKRTKKSVETYKIYIFKVLKQVHPDIGISSKAMGIMNSFINDIFEKLAQESSRLARYNKKPTITSREIQTAVRLVLPGELAKHAVSEGTKAVTKFTSS from the coding sequence ATGGCACCAAAAGCTGAGAAAAAGCCCGCCGAGAAGAAACCAGCAGCTGAAAAAACTCCAGTCGCCGAGAAATCTCCGGCAGAGAAAAAGCCAAAGGCCGGAAAGAAGCTACCAAAGGACAGCAGTGCAGCTGCCggagacaaaaagaagaagagaacgAAGAAGTCAGTTGAAACCTACAAGATCTACATCTTCAAGGTGCTGAAGCAGGTACATCCAGATATCGGTATTTCTAGCAAAGCTATGGGTATAATGAACAGTTTCATCAACGATATCTTCGAGAAACTTGCACAGGAATCATCTCGTCTTGCTCGTTACAACAAAAAACCTACCATCACTTCTCGTGAAATTCAAACTGCTGTTCGTCTTGTTCTTCCTGGTGAATTAGCTAAACATGCTGTATCTGAAGGAACTAAGGCTGTTACCAAATTCACTAGCTCTTAA